The following coding sequences are from one Streptomyces sp. NBC_01294 window:
- a CDS encoding LysM peptidoglycan-binding domain-containing protein, producing the protein MGLFDFLKSDKKKADEAAEKVKQQVQEQAAARGTPHASSAADAAAATRAAAERMTAAAPPRPATPTPGSAAHKAVPATPRPPAMPKAAPSAAAPGAMHTPTPKSAAHKAVPAAPVPKPPAAAAQRTYTVRAGDSLSEIARRELGNEARWRELYAMNQGVVGSNPDLLRPGIVLTLPG; encoded by the coding sequence ATGGGACTCTTCGACTTCCTGAAGTCCGACAAGAAGAAGGCGGACGAGGCCGCCGAGAAGGTGAAGCAGCAGGTGCAGGAACAGGCGGCCGCGCGGGGGACGCCTCACGCGAGTTCGGCGGCCGACGCCGCCGCTGCCACCAGGGCCGCCGCCGAGCGGATGACGGCCGCGGCGCCGCCCCGGCCCGCGACCCCGACACCCGGGTCCGCCGCGCACAAGGCGGTGCCCGCCACGCCCAGGCCCCCCGCGATGCCGAAGGCCGCTCCCTCCGCCGCGGCGCCGGGGGCGATGCACACCCCCACGCCCAAGTCGGCCGCGCACAAGGCCGTGCCGGCGGCCCCGGTGCCGAAGCCGCCGGCCGCCGCGGCGCAGCGCACGTACACCGTCAGGGCCGGGGACTCGCTCTCCGAGATCGCCCGTCGCGAGCTGGGCAACGAAGCCCGCTGGCGTGAGCTCTACGCCATGAACCAGGGCGTCGTCGGCTCCAACCCCGACCTCCTGCGCCCGGGCATCGTCCTCACCCTCCCCGGCTGA
- the crgA gene encoding cell division protein CrgA, with translation MPKSRIRKKDDYTPPPTRTPQSIRLTNRSWVAPVMLAFFLIGLAWIVVFYVTETQLPIQALGNWNIVVGFGFIAAGFGVSTQWK, from the coding sequence GTGCCGAAGTCACGTATCCGCAAGAAGGACGACTACACGCCGCCGCCGACGCGGACGCCGCAGAGCATCCGGCTGACGAACCGCAGCTGGGTCGCCCCGGTCATGCTGGCGTTCTTCCTGATCGGACTCGCGTGGATCGTCGTCTTCTACGTGACCGAGACCCAGCTGCCGATCCAGGCACTGGGCAATTGGAACATCGTGGTCGGTTTCGGATTCATCGCCGCGGGATTCGGCGTTTCCACGCAGTGGAAGTAG
- a CDS encoding rhomboid family intramembrane serine protease: protein MDTDRLPGCYRHPDRDTGISCTRCERPICPECMISASVGFQCPECVREGSGAGHRPTANAPRTIAGGVVAADPHLVTKILIGINVLVFLVAAANPALVVQLELIGRYREFDQFLVGPVEGVSTGEYYRLLTSVFLHTEWWHIIGNMLALWVIGGPLEAALGRARYLAVYLLSGLGASALVYLLTAPNTATLGASGAVFGLLGATVVLVRRLRYEMRPVIVMVVLMLVLTFVPLGGSLNVSWQAHVGGLVTGALVGLGMLTPATGRTRTLVQWGTCVVAFLLAAAVIVLRTAELT from the coding sequence ATGGACACCGACCGTCTGCCGGGCTGCTACCGCCACCCGGACCGCGACACGGGGATCAGCTGCACCCGCTGCGAGCGTCCCATCTGCCCCGAGTGCATGATCAGCGCCTCGGTCGGCTTCCAGTGCCCCGAATGCGTCCGCGAGGGCTCCGGCGCGGGGCACCGCCCCACCGCGAACGCGCCGCGCACCATCGCCGGCGGGGTGGTCGCCGCCGACCCCCACCTCGTGACCAAGATCCTCATCGGGATCAACGTCCTGGTGTTCCTGGTGGCCGCGGCCAACCCGGCCCTGGTGGTCCAGCTGGAGTTGATCGGCCGGTACCGGGAATTCGACCAGTTCCTCGTCGGCCCCGTCGAGGGCGTCTCCACCGGCGAGTACTACCGACTGCTGACCTCGGTGTTCCTGCACACCGAGTGGTGGCACATCATCGGCAACATGCTCGCCCTGTGGGTCATCGGCGGTCCGCTGGAAGCGGCACTGGGCCGGGCCCGCTACCTCGCGGTCTACCTGCTGTCGGGCCTGGGCGCCAGCGCCCTCGTCTATCTGCTGACCGCGCCGAACACCGCGACCCTCGGTGCGTCCGGCGCCGTCTTCGGCCTGCTCGGCGCCACCGTCGTGCTGGTGCGCCGGCTGCGGTACGAGATGCGGCCGGTGATCGTCATGGTCGTGCTGATGCTGGTCCTGACCTTCGTCCCGCTCGGCGGCAGCCTCAACGTCTCCTGGCAGGCCCACGTGGGCGGCCTGGTGACCGGCGCCCTGGTCGGCCTGGGCATGCTCACGCCCGCCACCGGCAGGACCCGCACACTCGTCCAGTGGGGTACCTGTGTGGTGGCGTTCCTGCTGGCCGCGGCGGTGATCGTGCTCCGCACGGCGGAACTCACCTGA
- a CDS encoding DUF881 domain-containing protein, with protein MSNSDDSSAGPRRRARPVRLLTAAVFALAGLLFVTSFNTSKGTNIRTDASLLKLSDLIKERSQDNAELEQSMGAVRRRVDTLADRDDGSTKAEDAKLAALRAASGTQELSGKGLTVTLNDAPPNATARIPNVPEPQPNDLVIHQQDLQAVVNALWQGGAEGIQVMDQRLISTSAVRCVGNTLILQGRVYSPPYKISAVGDPAALKKALAASPALQNYQAYVNAYGLGWKVDEHKALTLPAYSGTVDLHYAKPVAPTP; from the coding sequence TTGAGCAATTCCGACGACTCCTCCGCGGGTCCCCGTCGCCGGGCCAGACCGGTCCGGCTGCTGACGGCCGCCGTCTTCGCCCTGGCCGGGCTGCTCTTCGTCACCAGTTTCAACACCTCCAAGGGTACGAACATCCGGACGGACGCCTCACTCCTGAAGCTGTCGGACCTGATCAAGGAACGCAGCCAGGACAACGCGGAGCTGGAGCAGAGCATGGGGGCGGTACGCCGCCGGGTGGACACGCTCGCCGATCGCGACGACGGCAGCACCAAGGCCGAGGACGCCAAGCTGGCCGCCCTGCGCGCGGCCTCGGGCACCCAGGAGCTGTCCGGCAAGGGCCTGACGGTCACCCTCAACGACGCCCCGCCGAACGCCACCGCCCGCATCCCCAACGTGCCCGAGCCGCAGCCCAACGACCTGGTGATCCACCAGCAGGACCTGCAGGCCGTGGTGAACGCCCTCTGGCAGGGCGGCGCCGAGGGCATCCAGGTCATGGACCAGCGGCTCATCTCCACCAGCGCGGTGCGCTGCGTGGGCAACACCCTGATCCTCCAGGGCCGGGTCTACTCCCCGCCGTACAAGATCTCGGCGGTCGGCGACCCGGCCGCGCTGAAGAAGGCCCTCGCCGCCTCCCCCGCCCTGCAGAACTACCAGGCGTACGTGAACGCGTACGGGCTCGGCTGGAAAGTGGACGAGCACAAGGCGCTGACACTTCCCGCCTACTCCGGCACAGTGGACCTCCACTATGCGAAGCCGGTGGCGCCCACCCCGTGA
- a CDS encoding DUF5324 family protein, producing MSATEEEDPVTGKDSVRLAAESARETVRHATEAVAPYAESARDAAVHYAQEANELLAPKMSHAANGAARHARMTYDSHLHPRLKAARAHVPPHVDRAATKAVEQTRLAARQAADYTQPRIESAIAAATPVAEEAASRSTAALAALRGQVSAKEVQKLVRRHERRAKCGRLFKGVAVVGVLAVGAYLAWRWWDQQSNPDWLVEPPAATELSTQDAAPASFDDELAEKEREAGSGPGPEDKR from the coding sequence GTGTCCGCCACCGAGGAGGAGGATCCCGTGACCGGCAAGGACAGCGTGCGCCTGGCAGCCGAGAGCGCCAGGGAGACCGTGCGGCACGCGACGGAGGCAGTTGCGCCGTATGCGGAATCCGCCAGGGACGCCGCGGTGCACTACGCGCAGGAGGCGAACGAGCTGCTGGCGCCCAAGATGTCGCACGCGGCCAACGGCGCCGCGCGGCATGCCCGCATGACCTACGACAGCCATCTGCATCCCCGGCTCAAGGCCGCGCGGGCGCACGTGCCGCCGCACGTGGACCGGGCGGCGACGAAGGCGGTGGAGCAGACGCGCCTGGCGGCGCGGCAGGCGGCCGATTACACACAGCCGCGGATCGAGAGCGCGATCGCGGCCGCCACGCCGGTGGCCGAGGAGGCCGCGTCGCGGTCGACGGCGGCCCTGGCGGCGCTGCGCGGCCAGGTGTCGGCCAAGGAGGTGCAGAAGCTGGTGCGGCGTCACGAGCGGCGGGCCAAGTGCGGCCGGCTGTTCAAGGGCGTCGCGGTGGTCGGCGTGCTGGCCGTCGGCGCCTACCTGGCGTGGCGTTGGTGGGACCAGCAGTCGAACCCGGACTGGCTCGTCGAACCGCCGGCGGCCACGGAGCTGTCCACGCAGGACGCCGCTCCCGCGAGCTTCGACGACGAGCTGGCGGAGAAGGAGCGCGAGGCCGGGTCCGGTCCGGGCCCGGAGGACAAGCGCTGA
- a CDS encoding class E sortase has translation MRSRWRPPRDRVRPDVLLRLVVRTFSEVCLTAGTLIVLFVAYVLLWTGVKADRAMDGEMTRLRDGWAAAPAAAPQPAQPTPSAPPAAPAEPERYPAGKAFAEMYVPRFGPDWVKPVLEGTDPELLKRGLGHYAGTARLGAVGNFSVAGHRRTYGDPFKDFPRLRPGDEVILKDAGTWYTYTVRGGPLRTLPTDIGVVDPVPEKSPFGQPGRYLTLTTCDPEWGHSHRLVVWAELTGTRTAERGRPDGLSR, from the coding sequence ATGCGAAGCCGGTGGCGCCCACCCCGTGATCGGGTCCGTCCCGACGTCCTGCTGCGCCTGGTGGTACGGACGTTCAGCGAGGTGTGCCTGACGGCGGGCACGCTGATCGTGCTGTTCGTGGCGTACGTCCTGCTGTGGACCGGGGTCAAGGCCGACCGGGCCATGGACGGCGAGATGACCCGGCTGCGCGACGGCTGGGCGGCGGCTCCGGCGGCCGCGCCGCAGCCCGCGCAGCCCACGCCGTCGGCACCCCCGGCGGCCCCCGCGGAGCCGGAGCGCTACCCCGCCGGCAAGGCCTTCGCCGAGATGTACGTCCCCCGCTTCGGCCCGGACTGGGTCAAGCCCGTCCTGGAGGGCACGGACCCCGAGCTGCTCAAGCGGGGCCTCGGCCACTACGCCGGCACCGCCCGCCTCGGCGCCGTCGGGAACTTCTCGGTGGCCGGCCACCGGCGCACGTACGGGGACCCCTTCAAGGACTTCCCGCGGCTGCGCCCGGGAGACGAGGTGATCCTCAAGGACGCGGGCACCTGGTACACGTACACGGTGCGGGGCGGACCCCTGCGCACGCTCCCGACCGACATCGGCGTGGTCGACCCGGTCCCGGAGAAATCGCCCTTCGGGCAGCCCGGCCGGTACCTGACGCTGACGACCTGCGACCCGGAGTGGGGCCACAGCCACCGGCTGGTCGTCTGGGCGGAGCTGACCGGCACGCGCACCGCCGAGCGGGGCAGACCGGACGGTTTGTCCAGGTGA
- a CDS encoding aminodeoxychorismate/anthranilate synthase component II encodes MSARILVVDNYDSFVFNLVQYLYQLGAECEVLRNDEVELSHAQDGFDGVLLSPGPGTPEEAGVCIDMVRHCAQSGVPVFGVCLGMQSMAVAYGGVVGRAPELLHGKTSPVVHEGRGVFEGLPSPFTATRYHSLAAEPETLPGTLEVTARTEDGIIMGLRHREHDVEGVQFHPESVLTEWGHRMLANWLVRCGDAGAVERSVGLAPVVGKAVA; translated from the coding sequence GTGAGCGCGCGCATTCTGGTTGTCGACAACTACGACAGTTTCGTCTTCAACCTGGTCCAGTACCTCTACCAGCTCGGCGCCGAATGCGAGGTCCTGCGCAACGACGAGGTCGAGCTCTCGCACGCGCAGGACGGCTTCGACGGCGTGCTCCTGTCCCCCGGGCCGGGCACGCCGGAGGAGGCGGGCGTCTGCATCGACATGGTCCGTCACTGCGCGCAGAGCGGCGTTCCCGTCTTCGGCGTCTGCCTCGGCATGCAGTCGATGGCCGTCGCCTACGGAGGGGTCGTGGGCCGGGCGCCGGAGCTGCTGCACGGCAAGACCTCGCCCGTGGTGCACGAGGGCCGCGGGGTCTTCGAGGGGCTGCCGTCACCGTTCACCGCCACCCGGTACCACTCCCTCGCCGCCGAGCCCGAGACCCTGCCCGGCACGCTGGAGGTCACCGCGCGCACCGAGGACGGGATCATCATGGGCCTGCGCCACCGGGAGCACGACGTCGAGGGCGTGCAGTTCCACCCCGAGTCGGTGCTGACCGAGTGGGGCCACCGGATGCTCGCGAACTGGCTCGTGCGGTGCGGTGACGCGGGTGCCGTGGAGCGCTCGGTGGGGCTGGCCCCGGTGGTGGGCAAGGCCGTCGCGTGA
- a CDS encoding peptidylprolyl isomerase has translation MAEKLYATLKTTHGDIEIELLENFAPKTVRNFVELATGAREWTRPTDGQKTTDPLYDGTVFHRVISGFMIQGGDPLGNGTGGPGYQFADEFHPDLAFTKPYLLAMANAGPGTNGSQFFITVAPTAWLTRKHTIFGEVADPASRKVVDAIAGSATNPRTERPLDDVIIQSVVVEKR, from the coding sequence GTGGCCGAGAAGCTCTACGCCACCCTGAAGACCACCCACGGCGACATCGAGATCGAGCTTCTGGAGAACTTCGCTCCGAAGACCGTCCGGAACTTCGTCGAGCTCGCCACGGGCGCCCGCGAATGGACCCGCCCCACCGACGGCCAGAAGACCACGGACCCGCTGTACGACGGCACCGTCTTCCACCGCGTCATCAGCGGCTTCATGATCCAGGGCGGCGACCCGCTCGGCAACGGCACCGGCGGCCCCGGCTACCAGTTCGCGGACGAGTTCCACCCCGATCTGGCCTTCACCAAGCCCTACCTGCTCGCCATGGCCAACGCGGGCCCGGGCACCAACGGCTCGCAGTTCTTCATCACCGTCGCGCCCACCGCCTGGCTGACGCGCAAGCACACCATCTTCGGCGAGGTCGCCGACCCGGCCAGCCGCAAGGTCGTGGACGCCATCGCCGGCAGCGCCACCAACCCGCGCACCGAGCGCCCCCTGGACGACGTGATCATCCAGTCCGTCGTCGTCGAGAAGCGCTGA
- a CDS encoding class E sortase, whose translation MSRARRRAAAPPAGSRSVLAGFLSLLGEVLITVGLVLGLFVAYSLWWTNVLADRHASAGGDQVRRQWQTPDPSTPAQPGALDTKDGVGFLHVPAMKNGEVLVKQGTAPDILDDGVAGYYTEPVKSALPWDEKGNFALAAHRDGHGAKFHNIDKVKNGDAIVFETRDTWYVYKVFAELRQTSKYNTDVINPVPKDSGKAAPGRFITLTTCTPVYTSKYRYIVWGELVRTEKVDAKRTPPAELR comes from the coding sequence GTGTCTCGTGCCCGCCGCCGCGCCGCGGCCCCGCCCGCCGGCAGCCGCAGTGTGCTCGCCGGGTTCCTGAGCCTGCTGGGCGAGGTCCTGATCACGGTCGGCCTGGTGCTCGGCCTGTTCGTGGCCTACTCGCTGTGGTGGACGAACGTGCTCGCGGACCGGCACGCGTCGGCGGGGGGCGACCAGGTGCGCCGGCAGTGGCAGACACCGGACCCGTCGACGCCCGCGCAGCCGGGGGCGCTGGACACCAAGGACGGCGTCGGCTTCCTGCACGTGCCGGCGATGAAGAACGGCGAGGTGCTCGTCAAGCAGGGGACGGCGCCGGACATCCTCGACGACGGCGTGGCCGGGTACTACACGGAGCCGGTGAAGTCGGCCCTGCCGTGGGACGAGAAGGGGAACTTCGCGCTCGCCGCCCACCGGGACGGTCACGGGGCGAAGTTCCACAACATCGACAAGGTGAAGAACGGCGACGCGATCGTCTTCGAGACCCGGGACACCTGGTACGTCTACAAGGTGTTCGCGGAGCTGCGCCAGACCTCGAAGTACAACACCGACGTGATCAACCCGGTCCCGAAGGACTCGGGCAAGGCCGCCCCCGGCCGGTTCATCACGCTCACCACCTGCACCCCGGTCTACACCTCGAAGTACCGCTACATCGTGTGGGGCGAGCTGGTCCGGACGGAGAAGGTGGACGCGAAGCGCACGCCGCCGGCCGAGCTGCGCTGA